A window of Quercus robur chromosome 12, dhQueRobu3.1, whole genome shotgun sequence genomic DNA:
GATGTCTGTTAAAATTCTTACCTTCGAAGTCTAGTcatgatttgattttgaaaaaaaagtaatactacaaccacaaattatttcacaatatttttacaaattgttgatgtgattaattttttactggttttcatctaaacccatcattaacatcattttttcatttatcaataaccactcaccacatcaccaatttgtaaaattttttgtaaaaaagtttgtatctctagcattactcttgAAGAAAATATATTAGGTCATTATGGTCCAAAACCCTCCCCAAAATTGGCTGCATTGATTGATGAACACCTTTATTTATGGGTAAACTCTATTTAGATGAAAAATATCTATCAATCCAAGAGAGAGACAGATAGATAAATAATTTCCTAGCAACTTCGTAGCAACTCCTTATCTTGTACTCttttatttaagaagaaaaaaaaatccaatcacaAGTTAACTTTAGAGTAACACTTGTTTAGGTGAGATCATTAAAAGACAATTGACCTAGGGAATCTTATGTCACATTCAttcaataaaaaacaaaacattttagAGTTATAAAATTGTTCAATATATTTTCTTACTATATGTTGATACAATTTGTTATGAttagtttataataaaaatgatgttggtagtatatttatataaaaatgatattatctCAATCTCCTTttaaccaattaaaaaaaccaaaataaagagAAACATTGTGATAGCATTGATGGTAAAAATGAtccatttttagaaaaaaaaaaaaaaaagtccatctTGAAAGTAGTCTACTAGTCTTTGAATTacactattttatcaaaaattgaaagggaaaaagagaaaaaagaaaaaagaaaaaaaagagcatcTTTTGGCATGCAGTTTCGtaccacaacttttttttttttttttttttttgtttgagaaggGCGTACCACAATTTAACCCGGAGCtcaaagatttttattttctcactgGACCATGAActgataaccaaaaaaaaaagattctaatTCCTTCCTTGCACTTTATTGGATTTGGATATGCACTACTACACTAGTACTACACCACACCGAAAAGTAGTACTACACagcactaaaataaaaaaataaaattgaagccAATGATGCGCCTTCACAAAGTCTATCATcgtctctctctcctctctgtctCCGCTCGCTCTTCACcttccattttctctctctctcctcccgtTATCCTCAAACTCCGTCCCGTTAACGCCGTTAGGTCCCTCAACTCCACCTCCATGTCTGCCTCTAAATTCCGTTATCTTGTCCCTATCAACGCCGTCGCCGCCGAAGACAGCGGTGGAGCTTCTAACGGCcccgtttcttcttcttctactcctcCTCCAACTGAAAGTGAaggtaaatttaaaaattaaaagctctttttcaaatttttttttttaaaatttgattggaAATTGGAATTGCTTTCGAAAAGTGTTTCTGTAAAACagttttattcaattaaaaaatagttGAATTGTAATTGTAGTGTATTGAGAAAGAATCGGAAAGCTTGTGAATTAGATTAGGAGAaaaggaatttttatttttattattcgaATTGGTTTCTGAAAGCGGTGGAAGTGTTTCCGAAATGCGAAGTTGAATTGTAAGTAATTAGCTATCCTGGACAGAAATTGCTGTGTTTCGCTAAAGATTCAGAGGTCGATTTTTGAAAGCAATTGCCATGTGTTTTTAAGCTTGTGAtttgaattaaaagaaaaaggaactttgttttatttgaaactGCTTTCATTTGAATTGGTTTTGAAAGCAGTGTGGAAGTGTTTAGCTTTGGTCTGGTTAGTATATTTAGCTTTAGTGGTTTAATCAAAAAAGAAGTTGAGTTTTAATATTAGCGGAATTATATTCAAGTTATACTGAGTGTAACTCTTACTTAATATATTAGATTAGTGTTTTgaaaatctcaaaatttcatGTCGATCGGACTTTTTTTCTTACTATTTGATCCTTAAACTCATGTaaattcaaaaaactactttaagcatttgataaatgagatagttattgatctttaatcatCTTGATATCCAACGTAggaattgtttaaaaaaaaaaaaaaaaaactcttccaATAGAAAGTTTTTTAGCATATAAAAGTTACACCTGGTATAACTTGAACTTGAATCCAACCCATATGTATAATCATTGCATGGAATGctgcttttaaattttatttggggTACTGTGAGAGTTAGTGACTTCTATTTTTGATTCACATTATCTAGATGATTTGACGTTGGGAGTTGGATATCGTCTTCCTCCACCGGAGATTAGAGATATTGTTGATGCTCCACCGCTTCCTGCGCTGTCATTTTCACCACACAGGGATAAAATACTATTTCTTAAGCGGAGATCTTTGCCTCCATTGGCAGAACTAGCAAGACCGGAGGAAAAACTGGCTGGTATTCGTATTGATGGAAAATGTAATACTAGAAGTCGGATGTCATTCTACACTGGTATTGGGATTCATCAATTGATGCCTGATGGTACCCTAGCACCAGAGAAAGAGCTACATGGCTACCCTGACGGTGCTAAGATCAATTTTGTGACCTGGTCCCAAGATGGTCGGCATTTAGCATTCAGCATCCGAGTTGAAGAGGAAGAAAACAGTAGCAGTAAGCTTAGAGTGTGGGTTGCTGATGTGGAAACAGGGAATGCTAGACCTTTGTTTCAGTCACCCGATATCTGTCTGAATGCGGtttttgacaattttgtttGGGTTAATAATTCTACTCTGTTAGTTTCCACCATCCCCTTATCCCGTGGAGACCTGCCAAAGAAACCTTTGGTTCCATCTGGCCCAAAGATACAGACCAATGAGCagaaaaatattattcaagTTAGAACCTTCCAAGATTTGCTTAAAGATGAGTATGATGAAGATTTATTTGACTACTATGCCACTACACAACTCGTATTGGCTTCTTTAGATGGGACGGTGAAGGAAGTTGGCCCACCAGCTGTGTATACATCATTAGACCCCTCCCCCGATGGGAAGTACCTTTTAATTAGTTCAATTCATAGACCATACTCTTTCATTGTACCGTGTGGAAGATTTCCCAAGAAGGTAGATttgtggacaagtgatgggCAATTTGTTAGGGAAATTTGTGATTTGCCCCTTGCTGAGGACATTCCTATTGCAttcaatagtgtgcggaaaggGATGCGCTCTATCAATTGGAGAGCAGATAAGCCATCAGCACTCTACTGGTATATATCTGAGATTCTACTCATGTTTTTCTGTGGATGACGTAGCTATTTTATACTGGGTCCTCACTATATCTGGAAActgttattaattataaaatttttaattggagTGTCTTTTTCAAATTGTATAAGATAATGCAGAATGAGTCAATACAGAGATTGGTTCTGTATCATTGTAAACATTCCATTACTTGTTGACATatataacaatttaaaaatgcTTGGATTGCTCTGACTGTTGAGGTCTTTAGGGTAGAGACACAAGATGGAGGTGATGCGAAAGTGGAAGTTTCTCCACGTGATATAGTTTATACAGAGCCTGCTGAGCCACTAGAAGGTGAACAGCCAGCAATCTTACATCAACTTGATCTCCGTTATGGGTATGATTATGAGCTATATGATTAATATCTTACACATAACTATGTTCTGATTAACATCTAAACCTGAATGTGTTTGGAAGAAGTATGACATTATTTCACCTTTCTTTTATCTGTATGGCAATGAAGTTTTCCAAGAACTTTGTCTTATAAGACTTGCTAACCTCAAGAAGGTACTAATGTAGCACTGGATACTTTGATGATAGGTCTAATGCCTGCTGGAGTTGGATTATGGTCCACACTTAGTGAACCTAACTAGTACAAATGTTTGATAACCATGCCTCTAGTGCTCATTTCAATTCAAATTCTGGATTTTTAACCTTCTTGCCAGGAAGATTTGCATAATATTGTATGTACATAAGTAAATGGTTGGTTGCATGCCTTTGACACTTATATAATTCCCTAAATTCCTGGACCTCATAATATTCTCCAAATCCAACATATTACTAGATGTCAGAGATCGTTGCCTTTCATGTCCATGGTCAAAGCTGCTCTCAGGCATGTTAAACACAGAATGTGTCATCTTAAAGCCATCTGTAGCTTTGTTTGCAAATATGCaggagaatttaacctaaaatCTTGTTTTAATGTATTTGACCTTTTCTATCACCACAGAGGTATTTCTTGGTGTGATGATTCACTGGCTCTAGTTTATGAATCTTGGTACAAAACGCGGCGAACAAGAACCTGGGTGATTTCTCCTGGATCTAAAGATTCTAGTCCACGCATCCTATTTGATAGGTCATCAGAAGATGTGTACTCTGATCCTGGCTCTCCAATGTTTCGGAGAACTCCTGCTGGAACTTATGTGATTGCAAAGATAAAGAAGGGACATGATGATGAAAGCTATTATATTATACTGAATGGAAGCGGTGCAACACCAGAAGGGAACATTCCATTCCTTGATTTGTTTGACATGTAAGTGTTTCAAATCATCTTTTTTGGGTGTGTTCCTTCCCAAATGCTCATTGCTGCCATATGGTCCTAAACCAACTTCTTTCAGAAATACAGGCAGCAAAGAAAGAATATGGCAAAGCGACAAAGAAAAGTATTATGAGAGTGTTGTTGCTTTAATGTCTGATCAGGAAAAAGGGGATTTGTGTCTGGATCAGTTGAAAATACTGACCTCCAAAGAGTCAAAAACTGAGAACACCCAATACTATATCCTGAGCTGGCCAGATAAGCAAGCATGTCAAATTACGAATTTCCCTCATCCATACCCACAGCTGGAAACATTGCAGAAAGAGATGATCAGGTATCAGAGAAAAGATGGGGTTCAAATGACTGCAACACTATACCTGCCACCAGGCTATGATCCGTCAAAAGATGGACCTCTTCCATGTCTGGTTTGGTCTTATCCTGGTGAATTTAAAAGCAAAGATGCTGCTGGACAAGTTCGTGGTTCTCCTAATGAATTTCCTGGAATAGGTGCTACATCAGCCCTTCTTTGGCTGGCTAGAAGGCATGAATTACCTCTTCCCATTGTTTTGTTTATACTCTCTTTTAAAATCTTTGGCATGTCATCATTATTCCCCTACATATTGCATCTATCTTCTGGTTTGCTGTGAACATAATGGACCAATTTTCAATTGCTTTGATACTTGCAGGTTTGCTATTCTAAGTGGACCAACGATTCCTATTATTGGTGAGGGTGATGAGGAGGCAAATGACAGGTAgcttgaaacaatttttttaaagaatgtacTGATAGTTTCAAGGATAtgggaatttttatttataaaaaaataaaaataaaaagggatatGGGACTTTCATCCTAGTCATATGATAAAGTAAAATGCCTATAAGCAcattttagatattttcatatgattgatgacatgagGAAGTTCATCCCATTCTTAACCAAAAAAGAGAGTGTGTGAAGTGCATATCCCAACAAGGATGGCAAGTTTGTGAAAAGGAAGTTGTGAAATGGGTGTGAAAAGACTTTACCACAACGGGGAAATGACATTTGAGATGTCCAGAAAATGTGTGGAAAcagaaaaatagaaatgaaatttCTTTCATGATTGCAGTTTGATaaaccaaccccccccccccggccacccaaaaaaaaaaaaactaaaaattactaGCAATGTATATATCCTCAATTAATCTATGCTTCTGCAAAGAACCCAGATTATACTAGGAAATGTAACATGGGGCCTTCCCTTCCCTACTCCTTTCTTCACTTCACAGTGAAGTTTCAACTTCTTCAGCTTTCATATGAGGCTTGActtgtcaaaaagaaaaaaagctctCATATGAGGCttggtttatttgattttattccTCAGCTATTTGAAAGTTTCACAAAAGAAACTATGCAACATAGAGTTTCAGGATCTATATCTGAAATGCCTTGACCAGGTATGTAGAGCAGTTGGTTGCGAGTGCAGAGGCTGCAGTTGAGGAAGTTATCCGACGTGGAGTAAGCTGCTTTGTTCTTTTCcatctaaattttgtttgcATATCTCTTGAGTGTGAACTTTTGGCTCAACAGTAGTCTGATGTTGCCCTTGTTAAGGTGGCCCATCCAAACAAAATTGCTGTTGGGGGACATTCCTATGGAGCATTCATGACAGCAAACCTCCTAGCACATGCTCCTCATCTTTTCTGTTGTGGAGTTGCTCGCTCTGGTGCTTACAACAGAACACTTACTCCTTTTGGTTTTCAGGTAAGACAATAATGGAATAATTTTGTACTTAACCAACCAGTTGCTTACATTAGTTTAACTTTCtccctcatttttttctttacctctCTTCCCAATAGTCATTGTCCCTAGTGTCATATCTTACCTCTTGATGGTTAATGACCTTTTTGTTATACTGGTGTAGAATGAAGACAGAACTCTTTGGGAGGCAACAAGTACTTATGTAGAGATGAGTCCTTTCATGTCAGCTAATAAAATTAAGAAGCCAATATTGCTTATCCATGGAGAAGAAGACAATAATCCTGGAACTTTAACAATGCAGGTAaaggaggaattttttttcctgtttaaTTTGTTATGTCTCCCATTTAGTTCAACCTTTTTCCTGTGTTCCCATTAACTAATGACTTGTCAAAACATCTTCCTATAGATTTAAACTTACCCCTCTCATTAGTTtcacttttgaaaattagttttTCCATGGGCTGAGCTTGAAGCTATGTAGTGTTTAGTGGCtagctccttttcttctttacctAGTTGTTCACTTGCCACTTATTTGTGTTTGCATGCCCTGCAGTCAGATCGTTTTTTCAATGCCTTAAAAGGTCATGGTGCTCTTTGTCGCCTTGTGATTCTTCCATATGAGAGCCATGGATATGCTGCACGTGAGAGTATCATGCATGTACTCTGGGAAACTGATAGATGGCTTCAGAAGTATTGTGTGTCAAACACTTCTGATGTAAAAGCAGATCTTGATGCATCTAAAGATGATCTAAGCAAAGGGACTACAGATTCAGAAAGCAAAGCAGTTGCGTCTAGTGGAGGCGGTGGTGCTGAGATGTCAGATCATGAATGTGAAGGATTTCACTCAATAACAAGGTCATCATTATGGTAATttcttcaccattttttttggataggtttTGTTTTAATGGAATCACTAGCTGCTTAAAAATTAGTTATGTTTAGGACAAGTATTTTTGTGGCAGAATTGGAGAAAGTTATGTATCCTACTTTTTATAAGATAGTTAATTTGGGTACAAACAGATTCTGTCAGAATGGGGCAATGAGATGCATGTGATATAAAGAGAAGCATTTAGCACTTCATCTCTGTTATTG
This region includes:
- the LOC126709956 gene encoding probable glutamyl endopeptidase, chloroplastic, with product MMRLHKVYHRLSLLSVSARSSPSIFSLSPPVILKLRPVNAVRSLNSTSMSASKFRYLVPINAVAAEDSGGASNGPVSSSSTPPPTESEDDLTLGVGYRLPPPEIRDIVDAPPLPALSFSPHRDKILFLKRRSLPPLAELARPEEKLAGIRIDGKCNTRSRMSFYTGIGIHQLMPDGTLAPEKELHGYPDGAKINFVTWSQDGRHLAFSIRVEEEENSSSKLRVWVADVETGNARPLFQSPDICLNAVFDNFVWVNNSTLLVSTIPLSRGDLPKKPLVPSGPKIQTNEQKNIIQVRTFQDLLKDEYDEDLFDYYATTQLVLASLDGTVKEVGPPAVYTSLDPSPDGKYLLISSIHRPYSFIVPCGRFPKKVDLWTSDGQFVREICDLPLAEDIPIAFNSVRKGMRSINWRADKPSALYWVETQDGGDAKVEVSPRDIVYTEPAEPLEGEQPAILHQLDLRYGGISWCDDSLALVYESWYKTRRTRTWVISPGSKDSSPRILFDRSSEDVYSDPGSPMFRRTPAGTYVIAKIKKGHDDESYYIILNGSGATPEGNIPFLDLFDINTGSKERIWQSDKEKYYESVVALMSDQEKGDLCLDQLKILTSKESKTENTQYYILSWPDKQACQITNFPHPYPQLETLQKEMIRYQRKDGVQMTATLYLPPGYDPSKDGPLPCLVWSYPGEFKSKDAAGQVRGSPNEFPGIGATSALLWLARRFAILSGPTIPIIGEGDEEANDRYVEQLVASAEAAVEEVIRRGVAHPNKIAVGGHSYGAFMTANLLAHAPHLFCCGVARSGAYNRTLTPFGFQNEDRTLWEATSTYVEMSPFMSANKIKKPILLIHGEEDNNPGTLTMQSDRFFNALKGHGALCRLVILPYESHGYAARESIMHVLWETDRWLQKYCVSNTSDVKADLDASKDDLSKGTTDSESKAVASSGGGGAEMSDHECEGFHSITRSSL